From Pseudoalteromonas piratica:
CCATCTTGAATCGAGGCAACATCTGATAAATAAACAGGTTTACCGTTGATCACATTAACAACCAAACGATTTAGCTCTTCACTATGACGGAACACATCGCCCACTTCTAAAACAACTGACTGATTATTTGTCACCTGTACGCCAACTGCGGCAAGCTGATTAGACACAGTTAGGGCATTGTATACATCCATCACTGTGGTGTTAAATGCGGCAAGGTTGGTGGTGTTTAAATAGACTTGAACAGTGCGTTGACGCCCGCCAATAACACGCACTTCAGAGGTATCGTCAATTGCTTGTAATTGGGTAGAGACTTCTTGTGCGATGCGACGAAGTGCATAGTCATCATAAAGCTGAGGCTTTTCACTCCAAAACCCCAACATCATAATAGCCACATCATCAACTTCAATTGGTTTAATCTGCCAATTGGACACAATACTTGGCATTGTATGTTGATTCGCGTAAAGCTTGTTATAAGTGTTTAAGATCGCTTTTTCCCGATCTTCCCCCACATAAAAACGCAGTGTCACAATCGCACCACCGGTTTGGGTGACGGAGTATACATGTTCTACACCCGGTACTTGCGCTAATAACTTTTCCAGCGGAATCGTCACTTGTCGTTCAACTTGATTGGCATTGATATTGGGGACTGCGACCTGAATATCGAGCATAGGTACCACAATTTGCGGCTCTTCTTCGCGAGCTGTAAATTGCAAAGCCAATAAACCACTTAGTAGTGCAAAAATAAAAATAACTAACGGGATGCGGCCTTTTAAAGAACTGGCAACAAGGCGGTCAACGGGGTGCGTTAACTTCATATTCAATGCCCTTTACTCTGACTGACAAAACATTTCGTATAAAGCGTTTAACATAGCACTGACACGCTGATCGACAATACGATAATAAATTGTTTGTGCTTCTCGGCGTGTTTCAACTAAGTTTGATTTGCGCAAGCTTGCTAAATGTTGAGATAAGGCTGATTGTGCTAATGGAATAATTTGATTGAGCTCAGTGACACTTAATTCACCTTGATTCAAAGTACATAAAATCATTAAGCGGTTTTTATTTGCCATCAATTTTAAAAACTGCTCAGCATCTGCCGCATTTTCAAGCATTTTGTCCATATCTAACATCATAAGCATCAATTCAATATTCTTAAAATTGAGTAAAGTATATGCTGTTATATTAGAAAAGTCTAATATTAGAATTTACTAATTTAGATTTTTCTAATATATTTAAAAACACATTCCACGTTAAGTTAGGTTTTTCATATGAAGATTAACGACGCACTCAGATTAATCGCCGGCATTATGCTTATTATATCGCTGCTTCTCACGCACTTTGTGCACCCAAACTGGGTGTTTTTCACGCTGTTTATTGCGCTTAACTTATTGCAATCAGCATTTACCAAGTGGTGCCCTATGATCACGATTCTACGTAAATTTGGCTTGGAGGATTAAGCATGCTAAAGACCATACCCGATCTTATTAAACTCGCTTCAGAGAATGTTAAAAAAGTAAATTCAGCACAAGCAAAAGCCGAAATGGCACA
This genomic window contains:
- a CDS encoding ArsR/SmtB family transcription factor; the encoded protein is MMLDMDKMLENAADAEQFLKLMANKNRLMILCTLNQGELSVTELNQIIPLAQSALSQHLASLRKSNLVETRREAQTIYYRIVDQRVSAMLNALYEMFCQSE
- a CDS encoding YgaP family membrane protein; this translates as MKINDALRLIAGIMLIISLLLTHFVHPNWVFFTLFIALNLLQSAFTKWCPMITILRKFGLED